GCAGGATGAACAGCGCGAACGGGATGGCGAGGCCGATGATGGTCATCGGTCGCATGAGCAGTCCCGGACCCGGATCCATCGGGCGCTGGTGCGGGTGGACCGGCGTCGGCGCCGGCAGGTTGCGCACCTTGCCGCTGACGATCAGGTTCCAGAGCACCGTGAACGGGGTGACCAGGAACGAGATGTAGCCCCACCAGCCCTGGACCAGGGTCTTGGAGGTCATCTCCCGGAACGTCGCCAACCCGCAGTCGCGGCAGTACGGCCCCGGCATGCTCAGGAACCGCATGATCACCAACATGCCCTGGTGACCCCGGAAGGTGGTCTTCACCGCCGGCACGCTGCCGCAGAACCGGCACTGGAGCTGCGGCCCGAAGCCCGCCTGCGCACCGGGCTGCCCGACGGGATACCCCTGGCCCGGGTGGACCTGCTGGCCCGGATACACGTGCTGGCCCGGATACACGTGCTGGGTCGGGTAGGTGGCCTGTCCGGGGTGGGCCGGGTGGCCGGCGTACCCGGTCTGGCCGGCGTACGCGCCGGGTGCCGGCGGTCCCGGCTGCGGTGCGGGGTGCCCCGAGGGGTAGGTCGGCGGCTGCTGGCCGGGCGGCGGGGGATGGGCGGGGGCGGCCGGATACTGCGGGTAGGACATGACTCACCTGGGGGCTGGGTCCGAACAGGGCGGGTCATGCTACTGCGGGGCGACTCGGGCCCGCTGTCCCTTCGGGCCACCCGCCGTCACGTCAACGCGGCGGCGATCCGGTCGGCGTACCCCCGGGCCTCGTCGTCACCGGAGTAGCGGGTGCGCGGCCAGAAGAAGCCGCGCAGGCCGTCGCCCTTGGTCCGGGGCACCACGTGGGTGTGCAGGTGCGGGACCGACTGCGACACCTTGTTGTTCACCGCCACGAACGTCCCGCCGGCCCCCAGGCCGGTCTCCACCGCCAGCGCGAGCCGCTGGACCAGCGCGAAGTAGCCCGGCAGCGCGGCGGCCGGCAGGTCGGTCAGGGTGACCAGGTGGGCGCGCGGCACGACCAGCACGTGCCCCTTGAACACCGGCCGGGTGTCCAGGAACGCGACCCCGTCCGGCTCGTCCACGACGACGGAGGCCGGCACCTCGCCCGCCACGATCCCGCAGAACACGCACCCGCTCATCCGGGCAGCCTATTACCGGTGCCTCCGGCGTGCCTTCGCGCGGACGTCACGGCTCGTCGAGGTAGCTCTCCCAGTCGTCCTCGGTCACGCCCGACGGCCCGACCTCTCCATTGGCCAGCCTGGTTCTGATGTCGGCTTCCCATCGGGACGCCCAGCCAGCCAGATCCTGCGTGTCCGCATCGGTCAACCCGTACGAAGCGAAGGTTTCCGTATCGAGCTCGTGCATTCCGCCCAGTCGGTCGGCGAGTTCCTCCAGGGAGAAGCCGGCGGTGTGGCGAGCGCCGAGATGCTCCAACTCGCTCCAGTGCATGAGCTGGTTGGCCGCCCGGATGTCTATGTAGTCCCTGTGCGCGGCTCGGTCATGCAGAGCCCTCACCTTGAGTCCGATGGCATCCTCCAGCGCGAGCACCGGTCCGATGCTCAGTGTTGCCGGCGGCCCGATCGCCTCTTTCAGCAGGTCCACTTCGCATGCCACGGCCTCTCCGGTAACCAGCAGTCTGGCCATGCGGCCACCCGCCTCGATGACCTTCGCGGTGAAGCCCGCCTGGATGTAGGCCTCGACGAGGCGCGAAGTCACCGCCGGAAGGGGTAGCGCCGTGGCGGTCGCGAAATCGATGTCCCGGGACGGACGGTTCACCAGATTGTGTGCGGAGAGCGCGTAGCCGCCCGCCAGCACCAGTCCCAGGTCGTCACCCGCGTCGAAGCCGATACGTAACAGGCGCTGGTGCAGGACATCCACGTCAGGCGGCCAGCTCGGGGAGTCGTCGTTCCCAGACCGCGACCAGCCGGCGGGCGGTCAGTCTGCGAATACGTGGCCAGTCCTGACGTAGGAGGTCCGCGTTGACATAGCGGGTGATGTCATAGCGTTGACCGCAGTCGATCAGCGTCCGGTACAACGTCAGCCGCTGGCGAGGATCGGCCACGTCGAATTCTGTCAGGCCCGACCAGGCCAGCCGGAGCGGTAACGTCACTCGCCCCTCATCGGGACCAGCCAGGGACGCCAGGGACTCCGGGATGCGTTCGGCCGCCCCGGCCAGGCGGGACGGCAGGAGGGCGGGCGTGGTCACGGGACCAGTATGGCCCAGCACCCGCCGGCATCGTGGGCACCCCGCGGACGGATCGCCTGTGGTACTCATTTACGTGTCTGGATCAGCACGCACGGGGGCTGTGCTGTCGTGGCGTCAACGGTCGACCGTGCGCGGTCGTGCCCGGGGCGCGCGTGGTCGTGGCCGCCGTCGAGGTGGTCCCGGCCCCTCCCCGCGGCCGCCGCCTCGAGCGACGGTCGCCGTCGCGAAAGGACGATGCGTGCGCATCAACAGACGCTCCCTGCTCGCCGTCACCACCCTGACCGTCGGGCTGCTCGCGGTCGCGCCGACCACCGGCGCCGCCGCCGCGACCGGCCAGCGGGCCGTCGCCCTGCCGCTGGCCGCCGCGGCCGACGTCGTGTCCAGCGGTGACCGGGTCTTCGTCAGCGGCGGGCGCCAGGCCACCGACGTGGTGGTCACCGCCGCCAACGGTGACCTGGTGGGCACCCTCGGCGGCCTGCCCGGCCCCACCGACCTGCTGCTCAGCCCCGACCGGCAGACCCTCTACGTGGCGCTGCCGACCGCCAACGCGATCGCCGCGTTCAACACCGGCACGCTGACCGAGTTCGCCCGTTGGAGCACCGGTGCCGCCGCCTGCCCGTCCTCGCTGGCCCTGACCGGCCGTTACCTCTGGTTCGGGTACGGCTGTGGCTCGTGGGGCGGCAACATCGGTCGGCTCGACCTCGGCCGGCAGCCCGCCGTGCTCGCCACCGGTCTGGCCCCGCAGGACTACTATGACGCGCCGCTGCTGGCCGCCGCCGGGCAGAACCGGTCGGTGCTGCTGGCCGGGCAGCCCGGACTGAGCCCCGCCTCGGTCTACGCGTACGGCATCGGCACCGCGGGGCGCTGACCACGCTGCGGACCAACGAATTCTCCGCGGTCGGCAGCAACCTGCGCGACGTGGCCCTCGACCCCGCGGGCACCACCCTCTACACCGCCGCCGGCGCCCCGTACGCGGTGCAGGCCTTCCCGTTCGCCGACATCACCACCCCCTCGGCGACCTACGCCACCGGCGCCTACCCGAACGCCGTCGAGGTGTCGCGCGACGGCACCCGGATCGCCGCCGGCGCCGACGCCTCGTACGACCCGGACGTCTTCGTCTTCGCCCCCGACGGCACCGAGCAGGCCCGCTACGAACTCGGCGGCACCCTGGTCCCCGGCGCGCTGGCCTGGCAGCCGAACGCGGCCCGGCTCTACGCGGTCACCTCGGACTGGACCGGGGCCACCCCGGCCACCCTGCACGTGCTGACCGTCCCGGCGGTCTGACCACCGGTGCCCGTCCCGGTCGGCTCCGGCCGGGACGGGGCCGGCACGACAGGGTCTAAGCCACTTTCCATACCAGTGGGCGGGACGGCGCACTAGCCTCTCGGGAATGAGTCACGGCTTCGAGACGCTCGCCATCCACGCCGGCCAGGACCCTGAGTCCCGCACCGGCGCGGTGATCCCCCCGATCTACCAGACCAGCACCTATGCCCAGGACGCCGTCGGCGCGCCCCGGCAGGGCTACGAATACAGCCGCTCCGGCAACCCCACCCGCGACGCCCTCCAGGAGTGCCTGGCCGCGCTGGAGGGCGGTCCGGTCGGCCTCGCCTTCGCCAGCGGCCTGGCCGCCGAGGACACCCTGCTGCGGACCGTCTGCAAGCCGGGTGACCACGTGGTGATCCCGGACGACGCGTACGGCGGCACGTACCGGCTCTTCGCCAAGGTCGCCGAGCGGTGGGGGCTGGCGTACACCCCGGCCAAGGTCTCCGACGCGGACGCCGTGCGGGCCGCGATCCGGCCGGGCAGCACGAAGATCGTCTGGGTGGAGACGCCGACGAACCCGCTGCTCGGCATCGCCGACATCGCCGCCCTGGCCGCCGTGGCGCACGACGCCGGTGCGCTGCTGGTGGTCGACAACACCTTCGCCTCGCCCTACCTCCAGCAGCCGATCGCGCACGGTGCCGACGTGGTGGTCCACTCCACCACCAAGTACGTCGGCGGGCACTCCGACGTGGTCGGTGGTGCGCTGATCGCCGCGGACACCGGGCTCGGCGACGAGCTGCGCTACCACCAGAACGCGATGGGCGCGGTCAACGGGCCCTTCGACGCCTGGCTCACCCTGCGCGGCATCAAGACCCTCGGCGTACGGATGGACCGGCACTGCGACAACGCCGAGCGGATCGCCGCCTACCTGGACGGGCACGCCAAGGTGGCCCAGGTCATCTACCCGGGCCTGCCGTCGCACCCGGGGCACGAGGTGGCCGCCAAGCAGATGCGCCGCTTCGGCGGCATGATCTCGTTCCGTGCCGCCGGCGGTGAGGAGCACGCGGTCGAGATCTGCAACCGGGCCCGGCTCTTCGTGCTCGCCGAGTCGTTGGGCGGGGTGGAGTCCCTGATCGAGCACCCGGGTCGGATGACACACGCAAGTGCTGCCGGCTCGCCGCTTGAAGTTCCCGGCGATCTCGTGCGACTGTCTGTCGGCATCGAGACGGTCGACGACCTGCTCGCCGATCTGGAGCAGGCGCTGGGCTGACCGCGGGGCTGGGGAGGGTGGCCGTGCAGGACATCATGCCGACCTGGGTGGGGGCGACCGCGAAACAGATCGCCCGGGGCGTACGCCGGGGCGACGTCTCCGCCACCCAGGTCGTGGCCGACCACCTGGACCACATCGCCCGGGTCGACGCCGACCTCGCCGCGTTCCGCGCGGTACGCGGCGGGGAGGCGATCACCGAGGCGGAGAAGGTCGACGAGCAGGAGGAGCTGGCCAACCTCCCCCTCGCCGGGGTACCGGTCGCGGTCAAGGAGAACACCGCCGTCGCCGGGCTGCCCACCTGGAACGGCTCCGCCGCCGTGCGTACGCCGGTGGCGGAGGCCGACCACGAGGTGGTCCGGCGGCTGCGCGGCGCCGGGGCGGTGATCCTCGGCGTGACCCGGATGCCGGAACTCGGCCTCTGGGCGCTCACCGACGACGAGACCGGGGTGACCCGCAACCCGTGGGACCCGCGGCGTACCCCCGGCGGGTCCTCCGGCGGCGCGGCCGCCGCGGTGGCCGCCGGCCTGGTGCCGATGGCCCACGGCAACGACGGCCTCGGCTCCATCCGCATCCCGGCCGCCTGCTGCGGTCTGGTCGGGCTCAAGCCCGGCCGGGGCGTGGTGCCCTGCCAGCTCGGCGCGGAGGACTGGTTCGGTCTGACCGAGCACGGGGTGCTGACCGGCACCGTCGGGGACGCGGTGGTGGGCTTCTCGGTGCTCGCCGGCCGCCGCCCGGACCGGCTGGAGCCGCCGCCCCGGCTGCGGGTCGGCGTCTCGCTCCGCTCGCCGGTGCGCGGCGTCTCGCCGGACGCGCCGAACCGGGACGCGGTCGCCGCCGCCGGCCGGCTGCTCGCCGCCGCCGGGCACGACACGATCCCGGCCGACCCGGTCTATCCGACCCGGCTGGGCCTGCAGGGCATCGCCACCTGGTTCGCCGCGGCCGCCGCCGACGTGCAGGCCGCCGGGCTGGCCCGACGCGACCTGCAGCGGCGCAGCCGCCGGCACGTCGCGCTGGGGGAGTGGGCGCAACGCCGGGGGTACGTCCGCGAGGCCGACCGGGCCGCCTGGCGCGAGCGGTCGGTGAACTTCTTCGGCGACCACTCGGTCGACCTGCTGCTCACCCCGGCGCTGGCCGGGCCGCCGCCCGAGGCCGCCGGCTGGTCCGGCCGGTCCTGGACGGCGAACATGAAGGCCAACATCCGGTACGCCCCGTACGCCGCGCCGTGGAACATCGCCGGGCTGCCGGCGATCGTGGTGCCGGTCGGCCGGCGTCCCGACGGGCTGCCCGTCGCCGTGCAGCTGGTCGGCCCGCCCGGCTCGGAGCTGCTGCTGCTCGGCGTCGCCGGTCAGTTCGAGCTGCAGGCCCCCTGGCAGCGGCACGCCCCCGGTTACCCCCGGGTCGTCGGAACGGGGTCACCGGCGGCCGCATGATCGTCTAGCGTGTGCGCACCTGCTGCGGACACGAGGACCGAATGCGCTGTCAGACCTGTGGCGACGAGACGTCGCCGCGCCTCAACGAGTGCGCGAACTGCCACACCCCGCTCGGGCAGCCACCGGTGACCCCGGGCATGACGACCTACCGGGTCGGTGGCCTCGGGCTCGCCGCCGCGGTCGCCGTCGGCGTGGCCGCCGTGCTCTATCTGATCGTGGCGCTCGTCCCGGTGGCGGGCGCGGCGATGGCCGGACGGGCGGCCCGCAACCGCAGTGCCGACCTGCTGCTGGGCGCCGTGGGGGTCGAGGTCCTGCTCGCGCTCATCTTCGGCGCGGCCTACGTGACCGCCGCCGTGCTGGTCATCATCTGGACCTGGCGGGCGCGGAAGAACATCGACGCCTTCCCCGGCGCGTTGCCGTCGCTCGGGGCCGGTTGGGCCATCGCCGGCTGGCTGGTGCCGTTCGCCAACCTCGTCGTACCGGCGCGGGTGATGGCCAACATCGCCCGGGACAGCCTCTGGCGGCGGCGGACCCCGGCCCTGGTGGTCGGCTGGTGGCTGGCCTGGCTGGTCTTCAGCCTGGGGGAGCGGCTGGTCAGCCGCATCGACGAGCGCGAGTACGCGCGACTGGTCGATACGCCCCGCACCGACGCCGAGTTCCAGGAGTATGTCGCCTTCTACCAGGGGGCGCTGGGCAGGCACCTGGTGCCGATGCTCGCCTGCCTGATCGCCGCCGTGTCGTTCGTCGTGCTGGTCCGGCGGATCTCCACCGCCCAGCAGCAGCGGATCGACCGCGCCGCCCCGGCCTGGCCGGTCGCCCCGGGCTGGTCCGGGCCGGGCTGGCCGGTCGGGCAGCCGACCCCTCCCCCGCAGCCGGCTCTTCCCCCGCAGCCGGCTCTCACCCCGCAGTCGGTGACCGCGCCGTCGCCGCAGGTACAGGCCGTTCCGACGGTGGCGTCGCCGCCGACCACGGGTGGGTCGGGTGGCACGATCGGGGCATGACGGAACTGGTCGGTCTCGC
The Micromonospora sp. R77 DNA segment above includes these coding regions:
- a CDS encoding YncE family protein, with protein sequence MRINRRSLLAVTTLTVGLLAVAPTTGAAAATGQRAVALPLAAAADVVSSGDRVFVSGGRQATDVVVTAANGDLVGTLGGLPGPTDLLLSPDRQTLYVALPTANAIAAFNTGTLTEFARWSTGAAACPSSLALTGRYLWFGYGCGSWGGNIGRLDLGRQPAVLATGLAPQDYYDAPLLAAAGQNRSVLLAGQPGLSPASVYAYGIGTAGR
- a CDS encoding nucleotidyl transferase AbiEii/AbiGii toxin family protein, with amino-acid sequence MDVLHQRLLRIGFDAGDDLGLVLAGGYALSAHNLVNRPSRDIDFATATALPLPAVTSRLVEAYIQAGFTAKVIEAGGRMARLLVTGEAVACEVDLLKEAIGPPATLSIGPVLALEDAIGLKVRALHDRAAHRDYIDIRAANQLMHWSELEHLGARHTAGFSLEELADRLGGMHELDTETFASYGLTDADTQDLAGWASRWEADIRTRLANGEVGPSGVTEDDWESYLDEP
- a CDS encoding amidase: MAVQDIMPTWVGATAKQIARGVRRGDVSATQVVADHLDHIARVDADLAAFRAVRGGEAITEAEKVDEQEELANLPLAGVPVAVKENTAVAGLPTWNGSAAVRTPVAEADHEVVRRLRGAGAVILGVTRMPELGLWALTDDETGVTRNPWDPRRTPGGSSGGAAAAVAAGLVPMAHGNDGLGSIRIPAACCGLVGLKPGRGVVPCQLGAEDWFGLTEHGVLTGTVGDAVVGFSVLAGRRPDRLEPPPRLRVGVSLRSPVRGVSPDAPNRDAVAAAGRLLAAAGHDTIPADPVYPTRLGLQGIATWFAAAAADVQAAGLARRDLQRRSRRHVALGEWAQRRGYVREADRAAWRERSVNFFGDHSVDLLLTPALAGPPPEAAGWSGRSWTANMKANIRYAPYAAPWNIAGLPAIVVPVGRRPDGLPVAVQLVGPPGSELLLLGVAGQFELQAPWQRHAPGYPRVVGTGSPAAA
- a CDS encoding cystathionine gamma-synthase, which codes for MSHGFETLAIHAGQDPESRTGAVIPPIYQTSTYAQDAVGAPRQGYEYSRSGNPTRDALQECLAALEGGPVGLAFASGLAAEDTLLRTVCKPGDHVVIPDDAYGGTYRLFAKVAERWGLAYTPAKVSDADAVRAAIRPGSTKIVWVETPTNPLLGIADIAALAAVAHDAGALLVVDNTFASPYLQQPIAHGADVVVHSTTKYVGGHSDVVGGALIAADTGLGDELRYHQNAMGAVNGPFDAWLTLRGIKTLGVRMDRHCDNAERIAAYLDGHAKVAQVIYPGLPSHPGHEVAAKQMRRFGGMISFRAAGGEEHAVEICNRARLFVLAESLGGVESLIEHPGRMTHASAAGSPLEVPGDLVRLSVGIETVDDLLADLEQALG
- a CDS encoding HIT family protein, with product MSGCVFCGIVAGEVPASVVVDEPDGVAFLDTRPVFKGHVLVVPRAHLVTLTDLPAAALPGYFALVQRLALAVETGLGAGGTFVAVNNKVSQSVPHLHTHVVPRTKGDGLRGFFWPRTRYSGDDEARGYADRIAAALT
- a CDS encoding DUF4328 domain-containing protein, with the protein product MRCQTCGDETSPRLNECANCHTPLGQPPVTPGMTTYRVGGLGLAAAVAVGVAAVLYLIVALVPVAGAAMAGRAARNRSADLLLGAVGVEVLLALIFGAAYVTAAVLVIIWTWRARKNIDAFPGALPSLGAGWAIAGWLVPFANLVVPARVMANIARDSLWRRRTPALVVGWWLAWLVFSLGERLVSRIDEREYARLVDTPRTDAEFQEYVAFYQGALGRHLVPMLACLIAAVSFVVLVRRISTAQQQRIDRAAPAWPVAPGWSGPGWPVGQPTPPPQPALPPQPALTPQSVTAPSPQVQAVPTVASPPTTGGSGGTIGA